The Edaphobacter sp. 12200R-103 genome contains a region encoding:
- a CDS encoding TonB-dependent receptor — protein MFVRRFCKKPPPSPILTKFLLTVAAFMFSLPALAQYTTGTVNGVVNDPSGATVGSASVTATSRDTGLTRNVTTASDGAFSFANLPVGIYTVTVSTPGFATQKTEVILTAGHISRWDPILKVGTSNQTVDVGATSLSLETQSHQLADTVTSQEIENLPSNGRNVFSTLTQSANVQGYTGSGNSRSDINFFGVTSNALTIGGNAYGMQSFLEDGVTNYNLLTKTANIQPSIEGTHEVSIVRNGASARFDEPNVVNVVTKSGTNQFHGRVYDFLRNDDLNAYVKNNTTKAQLRYNQFGANVGGPTLHNKLFFLFDYSGLRQSSLSILNANVPTVAEKQGDFSADKFTIYDPSTYNPVTKTIQPFPGNKITHISDFAKKFLAYFPDPTGNPNPGYNYYARGAARTDYDLYFGRVDYILGGKDTLHGSYTTTDPADTSPSWVLGNIFNGASTREAKNAYAEWTHIFSPNVVNTGRFGYNYSDIEERISGNGRKNYSQEFGLTALSPAPEQWAPPIVYLTAPHTSLGNATAPDGARQHLFQYADEVNWVHGRNTFVVGFQLDRVHFNADWTVYNNGLFRFSGIYTNNHAAKPTGGSDLADLLLGLPYNAEAGIGASTVALRQYNFMPYFQDDWRVTNKLTLNLGMRYDFYQAPADANGHSHVYNVSDNTTHAGTFRQSYDDIAPRFGFAYAATSNMTVRGGYGVYYALPLYNNYQFLMLNPPNYYLQNHTYTNTQVVPTYEAFDPHPTSSSQAPYTVALNNPTPYVQQWNLAVQRSIGTQTVIQISYLGNKSTHTQIRHNPNQASLPADPNNPGTLQSRRPYPWVGDVLEASNLGAGNYNGLELEWRGHFRNGISFNANYVYSKAMDILTTEELYPASGTDLSRDWGPADYNQKHVVKVSGVAPLPFGRGRRWANQNPILTETIGGWNLSGIFSMNGGFPFYISATDNSNTGGSHASRANQVCDAKLDHPTIDRWFNTACFVQPGLYELGNERRNNLVAPRHTDTNVSLSKNFPTFREQYLQFRADIFHALNHPLPNAPAATVAANVPSNFGVISSFGGSRAIQLSLKYAF, from the coding sequence CGCCAATCTTCCGGTGGGAATCTATACCGTGACTGTGAGCACGCCGGGCTTTGCCACACAGAAGACCGAGGTCATCCTGACGGCCGGCCATATCTCCCGATGGGATCCAATCCTGAAGGTTGGCACCTCGAACCAGACGGTAGACGTTGGAGCCACGTCGCTTTCGCTGGAGACGCAGAGCCACCAGCTGGCAGATACGGTGACGTCGCAGGAGATCGAGAACCTGCCGTCAAACGGGCGCAATGTCTTCTCCACGCTGACGCAATCGGCCAATGTGCAGGGATACACCGGCTCCGGCAATAGCCGGTCGGACATTAACTTCTTTGGGGTCACGTCCAACGCTCTGACGATCGGCGGCAATGCCTATGGCATGCAATCGTTCCTGGAAGACGGCGTTACGAACTACAACCTGTTGACCAAAACGGCAAACATTCAGCCGTCGATCGAGGGAACGCACGAAGTCTCGATCGTTCGCAATGGAGCCAGCGCGCGTTTTGACGAGCCGAACGTCGTCAATGTGGTTACCAAAAGCGGCACGAACCAGTTCCATGGACGCGTCTACGACTTTCTCCGCAACGACGATCTGAACGCCTATGTAAAGAACAACACCACCAAGGCGCAGCTTCGTTACAACCAGTTCGGTGCCAACGTGGGCGGGCCGACTCTCCACAACAAGCTGTTCTTTCTGTTTGATTACTCCGGCCTGAGGCAATCGAGTCTTTCGATCCTTAATGCCAACGTGCCCACGGTGGCAGAGAAGCAGGGCGATTTTTCAGCCGATAAATTCACGATCTACGATCCCAGCACCTACAACCCCGTAACAAAGACGATCCAGCCATTTCCTGGAAACAAAATTACTCATATCTCCGACTTCGCGAAGAAATTTCTCGCGTACTTCCCGGACCCCACGGGCAATCCGAATCCGGGCTACAACTACTATGCGCGCGGAGCGGCGCGTACCGATTACGATCTGTACTTTGGTCGTGTGGACTACATTCTTGGCGGCAAAGACACGCTGCACGGTTCGTACACGACGACCGATCCTGCCGATACGTCGCCGAGTTGGGTCCTGGGCAATATCTTCAACGGCGCCTCCACACGCGAGGCGAAGAATGCCTATGCCGAGTGGACGCATATCTTCTCGCCCAATGTGGTGAACACGGGCCGGTTTGGCTACAACTACTCCGATATCGAGGAACGGATCAGCGGCAACGGCCGCAAGAACTACTCGCAGGAGTTTGGCCTGACGGCTTTGTCGCCCGCGCCGGAGCAGTGGGCGCCTCCCATCGTGTATCTCACCGCCCCGCACACAAGCCTGGGCAACGCTACTGCTCCGGATGGAGCCAGGCAGCACCTGTTTCAGTATGCCGACGAAGTGAACTGGGTGCATGGACGAAACACGTTTGTCGTCGGTTTCCAGCTTGACCGCGTCCATTTCAATGCCGACTGGACGGTCTATAACAACGGCCTCTTCCGCTTCAGCGGTATCTACACCAACAATCACGCGGCCAAACCCACGGGCGGTAGCGATCTTGCCGATCTTCTGCTGGGACTGCCCTATAACGCCGAGGCCGGAATCGGCGCTTCCACGGTCGCGCTGCGACAGTACAATTTTATGCCGTACTTCCAGGACGACTGGCGTGTCACCAACAAGCTGACGCTGAACCTGGGCATGCGGTACGACTTCTACCAGGCTCCGGCGGATGCCAACGGACACTCGCACGTCTACAACGTGAGCGATAACACAACGCACGCCGGAACCTTTCGCCAGAGCTACGACGACATCGCTCCACGATTCGGATTTGCGTATGCGGCCACTTCGAATATGACGGTCCGCGGAGGCTATGGCGTCTACTACGCCCTTCCGCTCTATAACAACTATCAGTTCCTCATGCTCAACCCTCCAAACTACTACCTGCAAAATCACACGTATACCAACACGCAGGTCGTGCCCACCTACGAGGCCTTCGATCCGCATCCCACGTCCTCCTCGCAGGCGCCGTACACGGTGGCGTTGAATAATCCAACGCCGTATGTGCAGCAATGGAATCTGGCGGTGCAAAGGTCGATCGGCACGCAGACCGTCATACAGATCTCCTATCTGGGTAACAAGAGCACGCACACACAGATTCGTCACAATCCCAACCAGGCTTCGTTGCCTGCCGATCCGAACAACCCTGGAACCCTGCAGAGCCGGCGGCCCTACCCGTGGGTGGGCGATGTGCTGGAGGCTTCCAACCTCGGCGCCGGCAACTACAACGGTTTGGAGCTGGAGTGGCGCGGACACTTTCGCAACGGAATCTCCTTCAACGCCAACTACGTGTACTCAAAAGCGATGGACATTCTGACCACGGAAGAGCTCTATCCTGCATCGGGTACCGATCTGAGCCGCGACTGGGGTCCGGCCGATTACAACCAGAAGCATGTGGTGAAGGTGAGCGGTGTTGCGCCGCTGCCCTTTGGCCGCGGCCGCCGCTGGGCCAACCAGAATCCTATCCTGACAGAGACTATCGGAGGATGGAACCTGAGCGGTATCTTTTCCATGAATGGAGGATTTCCGTTCTACATCTCGGCGACGGACAACTCCAACACGGGCGGCTCACACGCATCGCGCGCCAACCAGGTCTGCGATGCAAAGCTGGACCATCCTACGATCGACCGCTGGTTCAACACCGCATGCTTTGTGCAGCCCGGTCTCTACGAGCTTGGCAACGAACGACGTAACAATCTGGTCGCTCCGCGTCACACGGATACCAATGTGTCGCTGTCGAAGAATTTCCCAACCTTTCGGGAGCAATACCTGCAGTTTCGCGCGGATATCTTCCATGCGCTCAACCATCCACTTCCCAATGCTCCCGCCGCTACTGTCGCGGCCAACGTGCCCTCCAACTTCGGCGTGATCTCCTCCTTCGGAGGCAGCCGAGCCATTCAACTTTCGCTCAAATACGCCTTCTAA